From one Gemmobacter sp. genomic stretch:
- a CDS encoding type III pantothenate kinase, producing the protein MLLAIDCGNTNTVFSIWDGKDFLATWRIATDHKRTADEYFVWLSTLFMLNKLDATIDSAIISSTAPRVVFNLRVLCDRYYGCRPYVVGRPGCVLPVAPRVDQGTTVGPDRLVNATSAFDRHGGNLIVVDFGTATTFDVVDTDGAYIGGVIAPGVNLSLEALHMAAAALPHVDVSRPDRVIGTNTVACMQSGVYWGYVGLVEGIVRQIRLERERPMQVIATGGLAPLFEQGTEIFDAVEEDLTMHGLVLIHDHNRRLESA; encoded by the coding sequence ATGCTTCTTGCCATCGACTGCGGCAACACCAACACCGTCTTTTCGATCTGGGATGGCAAGGATTTCCTTGCGACCTGGCGGATCGCCACCGATCACAAGCGCACGGCGGATGAATATTTCGTCTGGCTCTCGACGCTGTTCATGCTGAACAAGCTGGATGCCACGATCGACAGCGCGATCATCTCCTCGACCGCGCCGCGCGTGGTGTTCAACCTGCGCGTGCTGTGCGACCGTTACTACGGCTGCCGGCCCTATGTGGTGGGCCGCCCGGGCTGCGTGCTGCCCGTGGCGCCGCGGGTGGATCAGGGCACCACCGTCGGCCCCGACCGTCTGGTCAACGCCACCAGCGCCTTTGATCGCCATGGCGGCAACCTGATCGTGGTGGATTTCGGCACCGCGACCACCTTTGACGTGGTCGATACCGATGGCGCCTATATCGGCGGGGTGATCGCGCCGGGCGTCAACCTCAGCCTCGAGGCGCTGCACATGGCCGCCGCCGCCCTGCCGCATGTCGATGTTTCCCGCCCCGACCGGGTGATCGGCACGAATACGGTGGCCTGCATGCAGTCCGGCGTGTATTGGGGATATGTCGGCCTTGTCGAAGGCATCGTGCGCCAGATCCGGCTTGAGCGTGAGCGTCCCATGCAGGTGATCGCCACCGGGGGGCTGGCACCGCTGTTCGAACAGGGAACAGAGATTTTCGATGCGGTCGAGGAGGATCTGACGATGCACGGTCTGGTCCTGATCCACGACCACAACCGCAGACTGGAGTCCGCATGA
- a CDS encoding biotin--[acetyl-CoA-carboxylase] ligase: MSAELWPQGIGRILIDTTDSTNAEAARRAASCTDPTWILAGFQTGGRGRRARPWVSPRGNFFGTLLMHPRGGPSQAALRSFIASLALHEALAGLTGTPEAFRLKWPNDVLLNGGKVSGILLESLGTHGGVDHLAVGIGVNLIAAPTPDQVEVHAVNPVSVLGETGIRITPEALLTALAAAFERLETTFATEGFAPIRARWLAQAARLGERIVARTGSTSQEGIFETIDATGALVLRTDAGIVTLPAADIHF; encoded by the coding sequence TTGTCCGCTGAGCTCTGGCCGCAGGGGATCGGCCGCATCCTGATCGACACGACCGATTCCACCAATGCCGAGGCCGCGCGACGCGCGGCCTCTTGCACAGACCCAACCTGGATCCTCGCCGGGTTCCAGACCGGCGGCCGTGGCCGCCGCGCCCGGCCCTGGGTCAGCCCGCGCGGCAATTTCTTCGGCACCCTGCTGATGCACCCCCGGGGCGGCCCGTCGCAGGCCGCGCTGCGCAGCTTCATCGCCTCGCTGGCCCTGCACGAGGCGCTGGCTGGCCTGACCGGCACGCCCGAGGCGTTCCGCCTGAAATGGCCGAACGATGTGCTGCTGAACGGTGGCAAGGTGTCGGGGATCCTGCTGGAAAGCCTGGGCACCCATGGCGGGGTCGATCATCTGGCGGTGGGCATCGGTGTCAACCTGATCGCCGCGCCGACCCCCGATCAGGTCGAGGTGCATGCGGTGAACCCGGTATCCGTTCTGGGCGAAACCGGCATCCGCATCACCCCCGAGGCGCTGCTGACCGCGCTGGCTGCCGCCTTTGAACGGCTTGAAACCACCTTTGCGACCGAAGGCTTCGCCCCCATCCGCGCCCGCTGGCTAGCGCAGGCGGCCCGGCTGGGCGAACGCATCGTGGCCCGCACCGGCAGCACCAGCCAGGAAGGCATCTTCGAAACCATCGACGCCACCGGCGCGCTGGTGCTGCGCACCGATGCCGGGATCGTTACGTTGCCCGCCGCCGATATCCACTTCTGA